In the Syngnathus scovelli strain Florida chromosome 8, RoL_Ssco_1.2, whole genome shotgun sequence genome, one interval contains:
- the tyw5 gene encoding tRNA wybutosine-synthesizing protein 5 isoform X1: MATQMKISVPVFTEVDRDVFLRQIYPKRIPAVLRGVSLGPCVDKWTVEYLAQKGGDKEVKIHVSSLPQMNFLQKNFVYRTLPFHEFVKRTSEEKHTDFFLCEDESYYLRSLGEDVRKEPADLHKQFPELAEDFHIPNFFDPGQFFSSVFRISSRHLQLWTHYDVMDNLLAQVTGRKRVVLYSPRDALHLYLTGDKSEVLEIDSPDVNLYPEFVKAVRYECVLEPGDLLFIPALWFHNTLALQFGVGVNVFWRQLPADNYDKKDPYGNKDPVAASRALQGLERALRCLDELPSEYADFYGRRMIQRIRERTLCQNPLSPQVDLE; encoded by the exons ATGGCTACTCAGATGAAAATATCTGTTCCAGTGTTTACAGAGGTGGACAGGGATGTTTTTCTCCGACAAATATATCCAAAG CGTATTCCTGCTGTGCTGCGAGGAGTGTCTCTGGGTCCCTGCGTGGACAAGTGGACTGTGGAGTATCTTGCCCAGAAGGGAGGTGACAAGGAAGTGAAGATCCATGTCTCCAGCTTACCACAGATGAACTTCCTccaaaaaaactttgtatacaG GACTCTTCCGTTCCATGAGTTTGTGAAAAGAACGTCTGAGGAGAAACATACAGATTTCTTCTTGTGTGAG GATGAGAGCTATTACCTTCGGTCCCTGGGAGAAGATGTTCGAAAG GAGCCAGCTGACCTGCATAAACAGTTCCCTGAGCTAGCAGAGGACTTTCACATCCCAAACTTCTTTGATCCTGGTCAGTTCTTTTCCAGCGTCTTCCGCATCAGCTCCCGCCATCTGCAGCTGTGGACACACTATGAT GTGATGGATAACCTTCTGGCTCAGGTGACGGGAAGGAAGAGAGTTGTCCTCTACAGCCCCCGGGATGCATTGCACCTCTATTTGACAG GTGACAAATCTGAAGTCTTGGAAATTGACTCGCCCGATGTGAACTTGTATCCCGAGTTTGTGAAGGCTGTGAGATACGaatgcgtgctggagcctggaGATCTGCTTTTCATTCCTG CCCTGTGGTTCCACAACACCCTGGCGCTGCAGTTCGGCGTGGGCGTCAACGTCTTCTGGCGCCAGCTCCCCGCCGACAACTACGACAAAAAGGACCCGTACGGCAACAAAGACCCCGTGGCTGCGAGTCGCGCCCTTCAAGGCCTCGAGAGGGCGTTGCGCTGCCTCGACGAACTGCCGTCAGAGTACGCTGACTTTTACGGCCGCCGCATGATTCAGCGAATCCGTGAGCGAACGTTGTGCCAAAATCCGTTAAGCCCACAGGTGGACTTGGAGTGA
- the maip1 gene encoding m-AAA protease-interacting protein 1, mitochondrial, whose product MALFTLRYCSKLASLRGFTRVTTHESVHLKRCVKSQICVLSPAGVGQVVALRPYSSDRGEPKPIQKVIFVGIPNPIVWFRTRVYYFLIRAYFDSEFNIEEFTEGAKQAFCHVSKLLSQCQFAALEGLVAGDLIAKLEEKCSLLPPSYKTALSARPDELMHSTPGDVGIYYDDTGRRFVSILMRFWYVTSAHLPEDTLEGTRVFQVAIGGEREAESKRLLTANYEFQREFTKGVAPDWTITRIEHSKLLD is encoded by the exons ATGGCGCTCTTCACGTTAAGATATTGTTCCAAATTGGCATCGTTACGCGGCTTCACTCGCGTTACAACCCACGAAAGCGTTCACTTAAAACGGTGTGTAAAATCCCAGATATGTGTCCTTTCTCCCGCCGGGGTCGGGCAAGTGGTGGCGCTGCGGCCGTACAGCTCCGACCGCGGCGAACCAAAacccatccagaaggtgatatTCGTCGGCATCCCGAATCCTATCGTTTGGTTTCGGACGCGGGTCTACTACTTCCTCATCAGAGCTTATTTTGATTCCGAGTTCAACATAGAAGAGTTTACGGAAGGGGCTAAACAG GCTTTCTGCCATGTTTCCAAGCTGCTGTCGCAGTGTCAGTTTGCAGCTCTCGAGGGGCTGGTGGCCGGTGAC TTAATCGCAAAGCTGGAGGAAAAGTGCAGCCTTCTGCCGCCGAGCTACAAGACGGCACTGTCTGCCCGGCCCGACGAGCTCATGCACAGCACGCCGGGGGACGTGGGAATCTACTACGATGACACGG GGAGAAGGTTTGTGAGTATTTTGATGCGTTTCTGGTACGTGACCAGCGCGCATCTGCCCGAAGACACTCTGGAGGGAACTCGCGTTTTCCAGGTGGCCATTGGTGGAGAGCGGGAGGCGGAGAGCAAGAGGCTGCTTACCGCTAACTATGA ATTTCAAAGGGAGTTTACTAAAGGGGTGGCACCAGACTGGACCATTACACGGATAGAGCACTCCAAGCTTTTAGACTGA
- the stat4 gene encoding signal transducer and activator of transcription 4, whose protein sequence is MSQWKQIQQLEMRLLERVDELYADNFPMDIRQGLASWIEAQDWESASANVSMAAVLYSNMLSQVEVALSQERNFLHRHNMRITQQHLQMKYASNPVAMSREIANCLEEERRILSSACMQQQSPLEKSLQLQNSAVLERQKNLDNRLGTIRTGVQIMEQGVKCIENMQDDFDFRYKTLQSREPSERNSELMKQEVTRLQEILNRLDIKRKEILSKMAVVIQEIDDLMSSQLSVELRDWKRQQQLAVIGSPLLTGLDQLQSWFTLTAQSLFQLKRQLDKLGELVLKVTYESDPIPVQKPRMEEHLKCLIYHIIKNSFVVEQQPCMATHPQKPLVIKTGVQFITKVRLLVKLPAVDYQLKVKTTFDKDLPPGRVSRQFFIVTNTTKVMDVDDVNGCLSAEFRHGLKEKKCGNSAKSKESLLFVTEELHSLNFEAHLTTQGLNIDLETCSLPLVVISNGIQMPGAWASIMWFNLLSHEPQNLAFFGSPPPATWAQLSEVLSWQFCTNSAQGLNKEQIDMLGEKLLGQHCSNSDQVHWSKFSKENIPGKPFSFWVWLDSILELIRKHLLPVWNQNYIMGFVSKGKERTLLREKESGTFLLRFSESHLGGITFTWVQRGDNGEATFNSVEPYTKSLLSTLPFPDIIRNYKVINDGLVPTNPLKFLYPDIPKDKAFGQLYNNLPSKANPYIPSTLIPCSEMRSNVSPPSAPCDSPEPPMTPGEFDMLNQTLCFDMDVMTSPY, encoded by the exons ATGAGCCAGTGGAAGCAAATTCAGCAGCTGGAGATGAGACTGCTGGAGCGTGTGGATGAGTTGTATGCTGATAATTTTCCGATGGACATCAGGCAGGGTCTGGCCTCTTGGATCGAAGCACAGGATTG GGAGTCGGCGTCCGCCAACGTCTCCATGGCGGCGGTGCTGTATTCCAACATGTTGTCCCAGGTGGAGGTGGCATTGTCTCAGGAGCGCAACTTCCTGCACAGACACAACATGAGGATTACGCAACAGCATTTACAG ATGAAATACGCCAGCAACCCGGTGGCCATGTCTAGAGAGATCGCCAACTGCCTCGAAGAAGAACGGCGGATCCTCTCCAGTGCTTGCATGCAGCAGCAG AGCCCACTGGAGAAATCACTACAACTGCAAAATTCGGCGGTCCTCGAGAGGCAAAAGAACTTGGACAACAGACTCGGGACGATCCGGACTGGTGTGCAG ATCATGGAGCAAGGAGTCAAGTGCATCGAGAACATGCAGGATGATTTCGATTTCCGCTACAAGACCCTGCAGTCTCGAG AGCCATCGGAGAGGAACTCTGAGTTGATGAAACAGGAAGTAACCAGACTACAGGAAATACTCAACAGACTCGATATCAAAAGGAAG GAAATCTTGTCCAAGATGGCCGTGGTCATCCAGGAGATCGACGACCTGATGAGTTCTCAGCTCAGCGTTGAGCTTCGGGACTGGAAGCGCCAACAGCAATTGGCCGTCATCGGGAGTCCGCTGCTCACCGgccttgaccagctgcagagttg GTTCACTCTGACAGCGCAGAGTCTGTTCCAGCTCAAGCGGCAACTGGACAAGCTCGGCGAGCTGGTTTTGAAAGTCACCTACGAGAGCGATCCCATCCCCGTGCAGAAGCCTCGCATGGAGGAACACCTCAAATGCCTCATCTATCACATCATCAAGAA TTCCTTTGTGGTGGAGCAGCAGCCCTGCATGGCCACACATCCGCAGAAACCGCTGGTCATCAAGACCGGGGTGCAGTTCATCACTAAAGTCAG GCTCCTGGTGAAACTTCCAGCGGTGGATTATCAGCTCAAAGTGAAAACAACGTTTGACAA GGACCTCCCCCCCGGCCGAGT AAGTCGCCAGTTTTTCATCGTGACCAATACCACCAAAGTGATGGACGTGGACGACGTCAACGGCTGCCTTTCCGCCGAGTTCCGACACGGG CTGAAGGAGAAGAAGTGCGGCAATTCCGCTAAGAGCAAAGAG AGTCTGCTTTTTGTAACAGAAGAGCTTCACTCTCTGAATTTTGAGGCCCACTTGACAACGCAGGGCCTCAACATTGACTTGGAG ACGTGTTCCCTGCCCCTGGTGGTCATTTCCAACGGGATTCAGATGCCGGGCGCCTGGGCCTCCATCATGTGGTTCAACCTTTTGAGTCACGAGCCCCAG AATTTGGCCTTTTTTGGCAGTCCGCCGCCAGCCACCTGGGCTCAGCTGTCTGAGGTTCTTAGCTGGCAGTTCTGCACTAACTCCGCTCAGGGTCTCAACAAGGAACAGATTGACATGTTGGGAGAAAAGCTTCTTG GTCAACACTGCTCCAATAGTGACCAAGTCCACTGGTCCAAGTTTTCCAAG GAGAATATTCCAGGCAAGCCTTTCAGTTTCTGGGTATGGCTGGACTCTATTCTGGAATTGATCAGGAAGCACTTGCTGCCTGTGTGGAACCAAAA CTACATCATGGGATTCGTGAGTAAAGGGAAAGAGCGCACTCTGTTGCGGGAGAAGGAGTCGGGCACCTTCCTCCTGCGCTTCAGCGAGAGCCATCTTGGAGGAATCACCTTCACCTGGGTGCAGCGTGGCGACAACG GAGAAGCGACGTTCAACTCGGTGGAGCCGTACACCAAAAGCTTGCTGAGCACGCTCCCCTTTCCTGACATCATCCGGAACTACAAAGTGATCAACGATGGGCTGGTCCCCACCAACCCGCTCAAGTTCCTCTATCCTGACATTCCTAAAGACAAGGCCTTTGGGCAGCTTTACAACAATCTACCAAGCAAAG CTAATCCATACATACCGTCCACTCTGATCCCCTGCTCGGAAATGCG TTCCAATGTGAGCCCCCCGTCGGCCCCTTGTGATTCGCCCGAGCCACCCATGACCCCGGGAGAGTTTGACATGCTTAACCAGACCCTGTGCTTCGACATGGACGTT ATGACGTCTCCCTATTGA
- the tyw5 gene encoding tRNA wybutosine-synthesizing protein 5 isoform X2 has protein sequence MAESLKTKSTRANEVEPLLEIWKRIPAVLRGVSLGPCVDKWTVEYLAQKGGDKEVKIHVSSLPQMNFLQKNFVYRTLPFHEFVKRTSEEKHTDFFLCEDESYYLRSLGEDVRKEPADLHKQFPELAEDFHIPNFFDPGQFFSSVFRISSRHLQLWTHYDVMDNLLAQVTGRKRVVLYSPRDALHLYLTGDKSEVLEIDSPDVNLYPEFVKAVRYECVLEPGDLLFIPALWFHNTLALQFGVGVNVFWRQLPADNYDKKDPYGNKDPVAASRALQGLERALRCLDELPSEYADFYGRRMIQRIRERTLCQNPLSPQVDLE, from the exons ATGGCAGAAAGCCTGAAGACAAAAAGCACACGGGCAAATGAGGTTGAGCCTTTGCTTGAGATTTGGAAG CGTATTCCTGCTGTGCTGCGAGGAGTGTCTCTGGGTCCCTGCGTGGACAAGTGGACTGTGGAGTATCTTGCCCAGAAGGGAGGTGACAAGGAAGTGAAGATCCATGTCTCCAGCTTACCACAGATGAACTTCCTccaaaaaaactttgtatacaG GACTCTTCCGTTCCATGAGTTTGTGAAAAGAACGTCTGAGGAGAAACATACAGATTTCTTCTTGTGTGAG GATGAGAGCTATTACCTTCGGTCCCTGGGAGAAGATGTTCGAAAG GAGCCAGCTGACCTGCATAAACAGTTCCCTGAGCTAGCAGAGGACTTTCACATCCCAAACTTCTTTGATCCTGGTCAGTTCTTTTCCAGCGTCTTCCGCATCAGCTCCCGCCATCTGCAGCTGTGGACACACTATGAT GTGATGGATAACCTTCTGGCTCAGGTGACGGGAAGGAAGAGAGTTGTCCTCTACAGCCCCCGGGATGCATTGCACCTCTATTTGACAG GTGACAAATCTGAAGTCTTGGAAATTGACTCGCCCGATGTGAACTTGTATCCCGAGTTTGTGAAGGCTGTGAGATACGaatgcgtgctggagcctggaGATCTGCTTTTCATTCCTG CCCTGTGGTTCCACAACACCCTGGCGCTGCAGTTCGGCGTGGGCGTCAACGTCTTCTGGCGCCAGCTCCCCGCCGACAACTACGACAAAAAGGACCCGTACGGCAACAAAGACCCCGTGGCTGCGAGTCGCGCCCTTCAAGGCCTCGAGAGGGCGTTGCGCTGCCTCGACGAACTGCCGTCAGAGTACGCTGACTTTTACGGCCGCCGCATGATTCAGCGAATCCGTGAGCGAACGTTGTGCCAAAATCCGTTAAGCCCACAGGTGGACTTGGAGTGA